The Amblyomma americanum isolate KBUSLIRL-KWMA chromosome 5, ASM5285725v1, whole genome shotgun sequence genome window below encodes:
- the LOC144134362 gene encoding protein Skeletor, isoforms B/C-like, with amino-acid sequence MDVRALTVVLLVCVAPRGIAGAYYGKLIGPVTTYEHSFSATVYAASDSSIFLTDFNYDGKGPAAYFWGGKGSKLDDQGEQLPDEFGGTKILKAYRKAQVHLRLPKKITEYRTFGIYCKKFQSEFGNVQIPADFVLPTEQSLGKLSSNHSGAMADEVVLRNSGIMLLKGFHYDAQCPSATFVVAPNTQPKPEELTHLTYDGQEKGKLGRIAKTDVTVQLPEGRHWNEFNWFSLYCTDTKQSYADVAIDKALAESLPLHMPEKNVSPPTPSSGIG; translated from the exons GCATCGCCGGCGCCTACTACGGCAAGCTCATTGGTCCAGTCACGACTTACGAGCACAGCTTCAGCGCCACCGTGTACGCCGCCAGCGACAGTAGCATCTTCCTCACAGACTTCAACTACGACGGCAAAGGCCCCG CGGCCTACTTCTGGGGAGGGAAAGGCTCTAAACTGGACGACCAAGGAGAGCAGCTGCCCGACGAGTTCGGCGG CACCAAGATCCTAAAGGCCTACAGAAAGGCGCAAGTGCACCTGAGGCTGCCCAAGAAGATCACTGAATACCGGACTTTTGGGATCTACTGTAAGAAGTTCCAG AGCGAGTTCGGCAACGTGCAGATACCGGCAGACTTTGTGCTGCCGACAGAACAGAGCCTGGGCAAGCTGAGCAGCAATCATAGCGGCGCAATGGCCGACGAGGTGGTCCTCAGGAACAGCGGCATTATGCTGCTCAAGGGGTTCCACTACGACGCCCAGTGCCCCT CTGCGACGTTCGTGGTGGCCCCGAACACTCAACCCAAGCCGGAAGAACTGACGCATCTCACCTACGACGGCCAGGA GAAGGGAAAGCTTGGGCGTATTGCCAAGACTGACGTGACGGTCCAGCTGCCCGAAGGCCGCCACTGGAACGAGTTCAACTGGTTCTCGTTGTACTGCACTGATACCAAACAGAGCTACGCCGACGTCGCCATAGACAAGGCGCTGGCCGAAAGCCTGCCCCTGCACATGCCTGAAAAGAACGTCTCTCCGCCTACCCCAAGCTCGGGTATAGGATGA